The Candidatus Eremiobacteraceae bacterium genome segment GCCCTGGGGGGTGTCGATCTCGTCCGTCCCCTTTTCGTGATCGGCGGTGTTGATGAAGGCCTGGGCAAGCGCCAGCTCAGGCGGTGCCGGCTTGCTCCCCAGGTTCCTTGCGGGAAGAGTCATTACGACGCCATTATATGACCTTTGAGGGTTATATGACAATCCCAACGTCCCGCATGGCTTATTAAGAATATAACTTTCTAAAGCTATTGACAGGTTATATGCCGCGTATTATGATGTGGTTGCAAGCAGACGACAAAGAAAGGCTGGAGCACCATGAACCCGCGTCGCAACTCACATCTGATCGGCGTCGCCCACGGCGACTACGAGCTTCCCACGACCCGCACCGAGCTGGTGCGCAGCCCCAACGGCTTCTTCACCTCGGTGTTCGGAGGCTGGGGCGTAAGGATCTAGTACTGCCAACGCCAAGCCAAACCGCCATGAGAATGAAAATGATGATCGTGGCGGGGCTTGGCGTTCTCGTTGCTGCGGCAGCGCTCGCCCCCGTCTCGAGCGCGCGCACCACCGTCGCTGCAGGGCAGGTGATCGCGGCAGCGGGTGACATCGCCTGCGACCTCTTGCCCGCTACTGCCGCCCCGGCAGCTGACGAAACCGGACCAGACACGTGCCACATGGATGCGACCGCGAAGCTGATCGCCGAGCTGCATCCCGCGGCCGTGCTCGCGCTCGGCGACGAACAGTATGCGGACGGCACGCTGGCCCAGTTCAACGCGGGCTACGCCAAGTCGTGGGGCGCTTTCAAGAGCATCACCCATCCGGCGCCGGGCAATCACGAATACCACACGCCGAACGCGGCCGGATATTTCGCCTACTTCGGCTCGCTCGCCGGCGATCCGCAGCGCGGCTACTATAGCTTCGATCTCGCGGGCTGGCACCTGATCTCCCTCAACGGCAATTGCAAAGCGATCGGAGGCTGCGGGGCCGATTCCGACCAGGTCCGCTGGCTCACCGCCGATCTGGCAGCGCACCACGCGGCCTGCACGCTCGCGTATTGGCACCAGCCGCGCTTCTCATCGGGCGCCGTCCACCACAGCGACCCGGCCTATGACGCGTTTTGGCGCGCGCTGTACGCGGCGCACGCGGACCTTGTGCTCGGCGGACACGATCACGACTACGAACGGTTCGCCCCGCAGACGCCAGACGCCAAACCGGACCCCACGAACGGCATCACCGAGTTCGTGGCGGGAACGGGCGGCCGCAGCCACTATAAGATAGGCCAGCTTGAGCCGAACAGCCAGACCGCCAACGGCCAGACCTACGGCATCCTGGCGATCACGCTGAACCAGCACTCCTTTGACTGGCGCTTCATCCCCGAGCCCGGCTCGACGTTTAGGGACTCCGGGACACAGGCGTGCCACGGCTGAGCGGCGACCCGTAGGACATTCTCAGTACCCCCTCGCCGCCACTACCCGTGGTTGTACCGATTCGGGCACCCCTGCGCTCCGCGTACCATAAGGTCAGCGAAGGGCACCACCCAGGCCGCCCTCGCCCGCCGACCGTGAAAGGACGCAGATCGAAATGGACGCCAAGAAGAACGAATACATTCCGCAGGATGAGGAAGAGGTTGATACAGACTTGCTGGACAGCCGCTCGACGCTCGTGCACGTACGGCGCGGTCCTGACACGTCGATCTTCCGGGGCTGGGGCCCGAAGCTCTAATGCGGCTCTCGAGCTAAGGGCGACGGCTGCCGACGCCCTTAGCATTTTCTTTCTACAGCGCGTCCAGACCGCGCGCGAGGTCCGTCTGGATGTCGGCGACGTCTTCGATGCCGACAGACATCCGCAGAAAACCGTCGTGCAGACCCAACTCGTCGCGCAGCTCCTGCGAGAGGGCGCGGTGCGAGGACTTCGCCGGATGCGACAACGTCGTCGCCGTGCCGCCGAGGCTCAGGACAAGCCTGATCCGCGCCAGCCGTGCCAACAGCGTATCCACCGCCGCCGCGCCGCCATCGATCTCGAACGAGATCATCGAGCCGAAACCGCGCTGCAGCACACGCTTGGCGATCGCGTGATCCGGATGATCCGGCAAGCCGGGGTAGTGCACGCGCCGCACCTTCTGGTGGCTCGCCAGCCAGCGCGCTAGTTCGAGGGCAGAGTCCGCGCCACGCGCCATGCGCACGGCGAGCGTCTCGATCGAGCGCTCCGCGAGCCACGCATCGAACGCTCCGGGCACCATGCCCGCGCGCACGGCAAACGTGCGGATCGGCGCGAGCAGCTCTCGCGTTCCCGCCAGCGTTCCGATCACCACGTCATGATGGCCGCCGAGGAACTTGGTGCCGCTCTCCATCGCGAGATCTGCGCCCAGCGCGAGCGGTGTGCAGTGATACGGGGTGGCGAACGTGTTGTCGACGAGCAGCGCGCCACCCGCCCGTTTCGCCGCGGCGCCGAGCGACGGGATGTCGGCGACGCGCAGGCGCGGATTCGAAATCGTCTCGACGGCGAGCAGGCGCGCGCCGCCGCTAAGAGCGCGATCTACGGCAGACGGATCGGTCGCGTCCACGCGCACGGCACTCACCCCGAACCGCTCGAAATCGCCCAGAAGGCGCAGCGTGTTGCCGTACACCTCGCGCGCCGCGACGACGCGATCGCCGCTGTGCAATATCGTCATGAACGTCGCCGCGAACGCGGCCATGCCGGCCGAGGTGGCAAGCGCCTCAGGCGCACCCTCAAGCGAGGCGACCTGCGCTTCGAGCGCGAGCAGATTGGGATTGCCGTCGGAGCCGTAGATCGCGCCGGCGATGCGCCGTTCGTAGATCGCATCCACCTGCGCGAGGTCGGCGAACGTCCAGCCCGCGGACTGATAGATGGGCGTGCGCGCAGGCGAGTTCGCGGGCGCGTCGGCGCGAGCGTCATGGACGCCGCGAGTGCTAAAACCGTCGCCAGATGGGGCCATCGGCGACCGCTTGGCGTAAAGAAGGGGTGCCGCCTGGTGCGGCACCCCTCAATGCTTCTAGAACGCGAACGTTAACGCGTTAGTGCTTCTTCTTTTTCGTTGCTTTCTTCTTAGCTTTTTTCTTGGCCACGGTGCGCAGGTCACCTCCCTCTGAACTTCCGGTGCTCGCGGGGCGTTGCTGTACGCCGCTATTTCGTTTCCTAGTCTGATCCGCCGGTGCGGAGCCGCGCGGTTATGCACGATGCCGGAGGGTACGGGGTCACGACTGGCCCACGGAGTGTGTGTTCGTTTCAACGCAGCGTTCCCCTTTTCTGTCAGAGCGCGCGGGGCAGGAGTCATATGCGGGCACAACTCATACTGTATACCCTATGCGACCTTCGAGGCGCGTCGTCATCACCGGACTCGGTGCGGTCACGCCGCTCGGCCACACGGTTCCTGAGTTCTGGTCCAACGTCGTCGCCGGCAAGAGCGGAGTCGGCGAGATCACGGCGTTCGACGCCTCGCATCTGCCCACGCGCTTCGCGGCGGAGGTGCGCGGCTTCGACGCGCCGGCCCTGATGGGCAAAAAAGAGGCGCGCAAGGCCGATCGCTTCGCGCAGTTCGCCATCATCGCCGCCAAAGAGGCGCTGGCCGACTCCGGCCTTGAGATCAACGACGACAATCGCGACGACATCGGCGTCGTCATGGGCTCCGGTATCGGCGGCATCATCACGATCGAGAACCAGCACAAGGTCATGCTCGCGCAAGGCGCGGACCGGTTGTCGCCGTTCTTCATCCCCATGCTCATCTCGAACATCGCGCCCGGCCTCATCTCGATGAACATGGGCGTGCGCGGGCCGACGTTCACGTCGGTCTCGGCGTGCGCCTCGTCGAACAACGCGATCGGCGAGGCCTACCGCTCGGTCCAATTGGGCGAGGCCGACGCCATGATCTGCGGGGGCTCAGAGGCCCCCATCTCGCCGCTCGCGGTAGCCGGTTTCTGCGCCATGCGCGCGCTGTCGACGCGCAACGACTCGCCCGCGACCGCCAGCCGGCCGTTCGACAAGGAGCGCGACGGCTTCGTGATGGCCGAGGGCGGCGGCGCGCTCATGATCGAGGAGCTGGAGCACGCTCGGCGCCGCGACGCGCGCATCTACGCCGAACTCGTCGGCTACGGCACGTCGTCGGATGCCTACCATATGGTGCAGCCGGATCCGGATGCTCGCGGCGTGACCTTGGCCATGCAGCGCGCGCTGCGCGACGCCGGCATCGAGCCGTCGGACGTCGACTACATCAATGCCCACGCGACCTCGACCGATCTCGGCGATATCGCCGAAACCCAGGCGATCCACCGCGTGTTCGGCGAGCGGGCCAAGACGCTGGCCGTGAGCTCGAACAAGTCGATGTTCGGCCATGCGCTCGGGGCGGCGGGCGCGCTGGAAGGCATCTGCACGGTGCTGACGATCCGCGACGGCATCATCCCGCCGACCATCAACTACCACCACGTCGATCCGCTGTGCGACCTCGATTGCGTGCCCAACGTCGCGCGCAAGGCCACGGTCGACATCGCGATGTCGAATTCGTTCGGTTTCGGCGGCCACAACGCGGTCATCGTCTTCCGCCGTTTCGCGGAGAGCTGATTGTCACAAGGCCTCGCGCGGCGCAAGACGCTGCGTGCCTTCGGCAAGGGGCTCGGCCTCAAAGCGGCCGCGAGCGGCGAATGTGAGCTGCTCGGGGCCGCGCTCACGCACGACTCCTACGCCTTCGAGCGCGGCGACCGCCGCGGACTTTCGGCCAACGAGAGACTGGAGTTCCTGGGCGACGCGGTCGTGGGACTCGCGGCGTCGGCGTGGCTGTATGCGCGCCATCCCGACGAACCCGAGGGCCGGCTGTCGCGCCGCCGGCAAGCGCTCGTCTCCGGGCCGGCGCTGGCGAAGACCGCGGCTAGGCTCGGACTCGGTCCGATGCTGCGACTCGGCAAGGGCGAGGCCGCCGGTCAAGGCGAGCGTCGCCCTTCCATTCTGGCGGGCGCGTTCGAAGCATTGGTCGGCGCGGTGTTGGTGTTGGAAGGCTACGACGCCGCGGCGCGCTTCGTCGAGCGGTCGCATCTCGCGCAGGCCGACGACGCCGCGCGCATCGATCCGCGCACCGCGTTGCAAGAGCTCGTGCAGGCCAGATTCAAGCAGCCGCCGCGCTATACGTTCGAAGGTGAAAGCGGTCCCCCGCATGCGCGCGTCTTCCGGGCGCACGTCGCCGCGGGCGGCGTAGTGGGAACCGGCACGGGTTCGACGAAGAAGCAGGCGCAGGCCGAGGCTGCTGCCCAGGCCCTCCGGAAACTAACGAGGCAAACCGTCAATCTACCTTAAGAGTATCGATCTCTTCGGTTTCAAGACGTTCGCAGAGCGGACGCGCCTCGTCTTCGAACCGGGTATCTCCGCGATCGTGGGCCCCAACGGCTCGGGCAAATCGAACCTGGTCGACGCCGTGCGTTGGACCCTGGGCGAGCAGAGCGCGAAGCAGCTGCGCGGCGGCCGCATGGACGACGTCATCTTCGCCGGCAACAATCGCCGCCGCTCGCTGGGCATGTCGGAAGTGACGCTGACGTTCGACAACAGCGACGGGGCGCTGCCGACGCCGTTCGGCGAGATCGCCGTCACCCGCCGCGTCTATCGCAACGGCGAAGGCGAGTACTTCCTCAACAAATCGCAGGTCCGGCTGCGCGATATCATGGACCTGTTGCTCGGCACCGGCCTTGGCCCGGACGCATCGGCCATCATCTCGCAAGGCGAGATCGACGGGATCCTCTCCGCCAAACCGATCGCGCGCCGCGAGGTCTTCGAAGAGGTCGCCGGCACGAGCAAGTACCAGGCGCGCAAGCACGAAGCGCAGCGCCGCCTCGAGCAGACCGACGCCAACGCGCTGCGCGTCAACGACCTGCTCGTCGAGCTCGATCGCCAAGTGCCCGCCATCGAACAACAGGTGCGGCGCGCGAAGCGCCATCAGAAAGTCGTCCAACGGCTGCGCGATCTCGAGATCCTCTCGTTCGTGCGAAACACGCACTCGCGGCGCGAGGAGCGCGCCGGTCTGAGCGAGGCCCTCCGCGAGCAAGAGATCGAACGCGCCGCAGTGGACGCGCAACGCGCCACGTTGGAAGCGCGCCTGGCCAAGGCGCGCCACGAAGAGTATCAAGCCACGCTCGCGCTCGACGAGCGCAACGCAGCGCACGCCACCGCGGCGACCACCGTGCAGGCGGCGGCATCGGCGCAAGCGACCGCGCAGGCGCGCGTGGACGAGACCGGCCGCCGCTGCGAAGCGTTGGAACGGGAAGTCGACGCAGCCGCGCGCGACATCGCGGCCGCCGAAGCGCGGGTCGCAGCGCTGGTGTCGGCGCTTGCCCAGACCCGCGCGCAACGCGACGAAGCGATGCGGCTCGTCGAAGAACGCGCGATCGCCGAACGCGGCGCGGCCGCGCAATGGGATCAAGCGTACGTCGCCCTCCGCGCGGTCGAAGACCGCCGCGCCACGATGGCCGCGTCCGCGGCAGAAGCGGATGCAGCGACCCAGGCGCATCTCACGCACAAAGAACGGTTGAGCAACGCCGCACGGCGTCTCGAGAGCGAGCTTGGCGCGGCGCGCGAAAAGCTCGCCTCGGAGAAAAAGCGGACCCAATCCCTCAAAGAGACGTACGCGGAGCTGGACCGGGCGGTCGAACGCGCTGTCGCAGAGATCGCGCGAGCGGCGAGCGAGCGGGAAGCGGCCGGCGCCGCATTAGAAGAGGCGCGCGCCGATCTGGAACGCAAACGCGCCGCCGCCGTCGAGGCCGACGCTCGCATGCGCGCACTTGCAGACCTGGCGGCGGGCAGGCACGACATGCCGTCAGGCGTCCGTTCCGTGCTCGACGCCGCCGCTGCGGGCGCGCTGCACGGGATTCTCGGCGTCATCGCCGAGCGGATCGAGACCGATGCCGCGTACGCGCAGGCGATCGACGTCGCGCTGGGCTCGAACGCGCACGCGCTGGTCACGCGCACCGGCGCGCACGCGCACGCCGCGATCGAGCATCTGAAGAAGGGCGGCACCGGGCGCGCCACGTTCCTGCCGCTCGATGCGGTGGGCCAACAGGAACTGCCGCTGCTGGTCGAGGCCGGCCGACGCGACGGCGTCATCGGCCAGGCGCGGGAGCTAGTGCGCTGCGCCGACGAGGTCCGCCCCGCAGTCGATTACGCCCTCGCCGGGGTCATCGTCGTGGACTCGCTGCGCACCGCGCAGCGCCTGGCACGCGAATTCGCGCACGCGACGCTGGTCACGCTCGCCGGCGAGGTCGCGCGCGATGCTTCGCTGACAGGGGGGAGCCGGGATGACGACCGCGGGCCGCTGGCCCGCCGCGCTGCGATCGCCGAGCTGGGGCGTCTGCTGTCCGCCGCGCGGGAGACAGCGCAGCGCAGCGAAGCGGCCCTCGCGCAGGCTCGCGCCGCGTTCGGCAAAGCGACGGCCGAGGCCGAACAGGCGGGCGTGCGCCGCAACGAAGCCCAAGCTCGAGTGCACGACTCGCAGGTCTCGATCGAGCGCAGCGCCGCGCAGAGCTCCGGGCTGGAGCGCAGCATCGAGGCGCTCGAGAAGGAATTCGGCGAGACGCGGGTCGCCCTCGAGAACATCGACGCGCAATGGCGCGCGCACGACGAACGTCACACCGCGGGGCGCGCGGCGGTCGGCGCCGTCGAGGCCGAGCGCCGTGCCGCCGCGCACGCGTCCGACGATTTGCAGAAGACCCTCAACGAGCTGCGCGAGCAGCATCGCGATGCCGCTTCCGCCGCGGCCGCGTTGGTCGAGCGAGTCGCGCAGGCCGGCGACGACGTCGAGCAGGCGCGCGCGCACGTGATCGAGCGCCGCGAGGCCCACGGCGCACGCATCGACGCGCTGGCCGCGGCACGCGGCGAGCGCGAACGGGCGCAGGCCGAACTCGCAACGGCGCTCCAAGAGCGAAGCGTGGCCGATGCCGCGTTGCTGGGCGCCGAACGCGACGCGCACGAGCTGCGCGCAAAGCGCGACGCTTCCGCCGCGACGGTGCGCGAGCTCGAAGAACAGCTCAACGCGGAGCAATCGCAGACCAAAGAACGTTCGCTCGAGCTCGACCGCCAGCGCATCCGGCTCGCCGAGATCGACGCCGAGCTCTCCGTGCTGCAGCAGCAATTCGCGCAGAATCCCGCGTCGCCGCAAGAATGCGACGACGTCGCGGCGCGCTACGCGGCCTACGAGGGCGACGCCGACGCCGATATCCGGCGTCTGCGCGAAGAGCTGGCGCGCCTGGGCGGCGTCAATCTCAACGCCCTGGAGGACCATGCCGCGCTGCTCGAACGCCGCGATTTCCTGCGCGGCCAGCTCACCGACCTCGAGCGCGCCCGCGCCAGCATCCTGGCGGTGATCGCGGAGATCGACGCCGAGTCGGTGCGAC includes the following:
- the rnc gene encoding ribonuclease III; this encodes MSQGLARRKTLRAFGKGLGLKAAASGECELLGAALTHDSYAFERGDRRGLSANERLEFLGDAVVGLAASAWLYARHPDEPEGRLSRRRQALVSGPALAKTAARLGLGPMLRLGKGEAAGQGERRPSILAGAFEALVGAVLVLEGYDAAARFVERSHLAQADDAARIDPRTALQELVQARFKQPPRYTFEGESGPPHARVFRAHVAAGGVVGTGTGSTKKQAQAEAAAQALRKLTRQTVNLP
- a CDS encoding metallophosphoesterase, encoding MRMKMMIVAGLGVLVAAAALAPVSSARTTVAAGQVIAAAGDIACDLLPATAAPAADETGPDTCHMDATAKLIAELHPAAVLALGDEQYADGTLAQFNAGYAKSWGAFKSITHPAPGNHEYHTPNAAGYFAYFGSLAGDPQRGYYSFDLAGWHLISLNGNCKAIGGCGADSDQVRWLTADLAAHHAACTLAYWHQPRFSSGAVHHSDPAYDAFWRALYAAHADLVLGGHDHDYERFAPQTPDAKPDPTNGITEFVAGTGGRSHYKIGQLEPNSQTANGQTYGILAITLNQHSFDWRFIPEPGSTFRDSGTQACHG
- a CDS encoding aminotransferase class I/II-fold pyridoxal phosphate-dependent enzyme; this encodes MAPSGDGFSTRGVHDARADAPANSPARTPIYQSAGWTFADLAQVDAIYERRIAGAIYGSDGNPNLLALEAQVASLEGAPEALATSAGMAAFAATFMTILHSGDRVVAAREVYGNTLRLLGDFERFGVSAVRVDATDPSAVDRALSGGARLLAVETISNPRLRVADIPSLGAAAKRAGGALLVDNTFATPYHCTPLALGADLAMESGTKFLGGHHDVVIGTLAGTRELLAPIRTFAVRAGMVPGAFDAWLAERSIETLAVRMARGADSALELARWLASHQKVRRVHYPGLPDHPDHAIAKRVLQRGFGSMISFEIDGGAAAVDTLLARLARIRLVLSLGGTATTLSHPAKSSHRALSQELRDELGLHDGFLRMSVGIEDVADIQTDLARGLDAL
- the fabF gene encoding beta-ketoacyl-ACP synthase II is translated as MRPSRRVVITGLGAVTPLGHTVPEFWSNVVAGKSGVGEITAFDASHLPTRFAAEVRGFDAPALMGKKEARKADRFAQFAIIAAKEALADSGLEINDDNRDDIGVVMGSGIGGIITIENQHKVMLAQGADRLSPFFIPMLISNIAPGLISMNMGVRGPTFTSVSACASSNNAIGEAYRSVQLGEADAMICGGSEAPISPLAVAGFCAMRALSTRNDSPATASRPFDKERDGFVMAEGGGALMIEELEHARRRDARIYAELVGYGTSSDAYHMVQPDPDARGVTLAMQRALRDAGIEPSDVDYINAHATSTDLGDIAETQAIHRVFGERAKTLAVSSNKSMFGHALGAAGALEGICTVLTIRDGIIPPTINYHHVDPLCDLDCVPNVARKATVDIAMSNSFGFGGHNAVIVFRRFAES
- the smc gene encoding chromosome segregation protein SMC, whose amino-acid sequence is MDLFGFKTFAERTRLVFEPGISAIVGPNGSGKSNLVDAVRWTLGEQSAKQLRGGRMDDVIFAGNNRRRSLGMSEVTLTFDNSDGALPTPFGEIAVTRRVYRNGEGEYFLNKSQVRLRDIMDLLLGTGLGPDASAIISQGEIDGILSAKPIARREVFEEVAGTSKYQARKHEAQRRLEQTDANALRVNDLLVELDRQVPAIEQQVRRAKRHQKVVQRLRDLEILSFVRNTHSRREERAGLSEALREQEIERAAVDAQRATLEARLAKARHEEYQATLALDERNAAHATAATTVQAAASAQATAQARVDETGRRCEALEREVDAAARDIAAAEARVAALVSALAQTRAQRDEAMRLVEERAIAERGAAAQWDQAYVALRAVEDRRATMAASAAEADAATQAHLTHKERLSNAARRLESELGAAREKLASEKKRTQSLKETYAELDRAVERAVAEIARAASEREAAGAALEEARADLERKRAAAVEADARMRALADLAAGRHDMPSGVRSVLDAAAAGALHGILGVIAERIETDAAYAQAIDVALGSNAHALVTRTGAHAHAAIEHLKKGGTGRATFLPLDAVGQQELPLLVEAGRRDGVIGQARELVRCADEVRPAVDYALAGVIVVDSLRTAQRLAREFAHATLVTLAGEVARDASLTGGSRDDDRGPLARRAAIAELGRLLSAARETAQRSEAALAQARAAFGKATAEAEQAGVRRNEAQARVHDSQVSIERSAAQSSGLERSIEALEKEFGETRVALENIDAQWRAHDERHTAGRAAVGAVEAERRAAAHASDDLQKTLNELREQHRDAASAAAALVERVAQAGDDVEQARAHVIERREAHGARIDALAAARGERERAQAELATALQERSVADAALLGAERDAHELRAKRDASAATVRELEEQLNAEQSQTKERSLELDRQRIRLAEIDAELSVLQQQFAQNPASPQECDDVAARYAAYEGDADADIRRLREELARLGGVNLNALEDHAALLERRDFLRGQLTDLERARASILAVIAEIDAESVRQFNAVFEKVSAAFSEMFSRLFAGGVGKIWLAQSDDPAQAGVEIAAQPPGKKMQSLNALSGGERALTAVALIFAILTVRPSPFYIFDEIDAALDEANIGRFGSVLAEFAGRAQIVIITHNKATMTLADRIYGVTMGEPGVSNLLSLALEQVGA